A single genomic interval of Camelina sativa cultivar DH55 chromosome 11, Cs, whole genome shotgun sequence harbors:
- the LOC104722586 gene encoding uncharacterized protein LOC104722586: protein MASEGVVVVGGERAGAEIVYGAEECYKQSLELLEELGFPKGVMPLKNLVECGRVRATGYVWMKQNSPYEHFFEATNTRVSYGLEVTAYVDKSCMKKMTGVKSKQMFMWVPIVEMSMEEPKSKKIYFKTPMGIGKSFHVTAFMDEEEKRNFYLENPKK, encoded by the exons ATGGCGAGCGAAGGAGTCGTCGTTGTCGGAGGAGAGAGAGCAGGGGCTGAGATCGTGTATGGAGCGGAGGAATGTTACAAGCAATCATTGGAGCTTCTGGAGGAGCTAGGGTTTCCGAAAGGAGTGATGCCTTTGAAGAATCTTGTCGAGTGTGGAAGAGTTAGAGCCACTGGTTACGTGTGGATGAAGCAAAACTCTCCTTATGAGCATTTCTTCGAAGCCACCAACACTCGCGTTTCCTACGGTCTCGAGGTCACTGCCTATGTCGACAAGTCTTGTATGAAGAAGATGACAG gagtgAAGAGTAAGCAGATGTTTATGTGGGTACCGATCGTGGAGATGAGTATGGAGGAGCCAAAGAGCAAGAAGATTTACTTCAAGACTCCTATGGGAATCGGCAAGTCTTTTCACGTTACTGCATTCATGGACGAGGAAGAGAAACGTAACTTTTACTTGGAGAATCCCAAAAAGTAA
- the LOC104722587 gene encoding metal-nicotianamine transporter YSL1 — MEIEQRKNIKREEEEDNNGLSLQEEEHETEEEMSGRTTEPWTKQITVRGVLVSIVIGVVFSVIAQKLNLTTGIVPNLNSSAALLAFVFVQTWTKILKKSGFVAKPFTRQENTMIQTSAVACYGIAVGGGFASYLLGLNHKTYVLSGVNLEGNSEKSVKEPGVGWMTAYLFVVCFIGLFVLIPLRKVMVIDLKLTYPSGLATAVLINGFHTQGDEQSKKQVRGFMKYFSFSFLWGFFQWFFSGIEGCGFSQFPTFGLKAWKQTFFFDFSMTFVGAGMICSHLVNLSLLLGAILSYGLMWPLLDKLKGSWFPENLDEHNMKSIYGYKVFLSVALILGDGLYTFVKILFVTIVSINARLKNKTNDLDDVGHKKPRKDLKEDENFLRDKIPMWIGVAGYLTFATVSTVVVPLIFPQLKWYYVIVAYIFAPSLAFCNAYGAGLTDINMAYNYGKIGLFVIAAVTGRENGVVAGLAGCGLIKSVVSVSCILMQDFKTAHYTMTSPKAMFVSQMIGTVVGCIVTPLSFFLFYKAFDVGNPNGEFKAPYALIYRNMAILGVQGFSALPLHCLQMCYGFFGFAVLVNVVRDLTPAKIGRFMPLPTAMAVPFLVGAYFAIDMCVGTLVVFVWEKMNRKKAEVMVPAVASGLICGEGLWTLPAAVLALAGVKPPICMKFLAS, encoded by the exons ATGGAAATAGAGCAGAGAAAGAACatcaagagagaagaggaagaagacaacaatGGACTGTcactacaagaagaagaacatgaaacagaggaagagatgTCTGGGAGGACGACCGAACCGTGGACGAAGCAGATAACGGTGAGAGGAGTGTTAGTGAGCATAGTGATCGGTGTTGTGTTCAGTGTGATAGCTCAGAAGCTAAATCTCACGACAGGGATTGTTCCAAATCTCAACAGTTCTGCAGCTTTACTGGCTTTTGTCTTTGTCCAGACATGGACTAAGATTCTCAAGAAATCAGGATTTGTCGCCAAGCCGTTCACAAGACAAGAGAACACAATGATTCAGACATCTGCTGTTGCTTGTTACGGCATTGCTGTCGGAG GTGGGTTTGCTTCATATCTTCTGGGGTTAAATCATAAGACATATGTGTTGTCTGGTGTGAACTTGGAAGGTAACTCTGAAAAAAGTGTAAAAGAACCAGGGGTTGGTTGGATGACTGCTTATCTATTTGTTGTCTGTTTCATCGGTCTTTTCGTCTTAATCCCTCTGCGAAAGGTTATGGTCATTGATCTTAAGTTAACATATCCGAGTGGCTTAGCTACTGCTGTTCTCATTAATGGTTTCCACACACAAGGAGATGAACAGTCCAA GAAACAAGTGCGTGGTTTTATGAAATACTTCTCATTTAGCTTTTTGTGGGGTTTCTTCCAGTGGTTTTTCTCTGGTATTGAAGGTTGTGGCTTTTCACAATTCCCAACCTTTGGCTTGAAAGCTTGGAAACAAAC gttcttcttcgatttcagCATGACATTTGTAGGAGCAGGAATGATCTGTTCACATTTGGTTAACCTTTCTTTGCTTTTAGGAGCTATCCTCTCTTATGGCTTAATGTGGCCTCTTCTTGATAAACTTAAAGGCTCTTGGTTCCCTGAGAATCTCGACGAACACAACATGAAGAGCATATACGGCTACAAAGTCTTCTTATCCGTAGCTCTAATCCTTGGCGACGGTCTCTACACATTCGTTAAGATTCTCTTTGTCACTATTGTCAGTATCAACGCAAGACTGAAGAACAAAACTAATGATCTTGATGACGTGGGTCACAAGAAACCACGGAAAGACCTCAAGGAAGATGAGAATTTCCTCAGAGATAAAATCCCGATGTGGATCGGAGTTGCCGGATATCTTACCTTCGCTACGGTCTCAACCGTAGTGGTTCCTCTGATATTTCCTCAGCTCAAATGGTATTACGTTATTGTAGCTTACATTTTCGCGCCTTCTCTAGCGTTCTGTAACGCTTATGGAGCTGGACTTACAGACATCAACATGGCTTATAACTACGGCAAAATCGGTCTTTTCGTTATCGCGGCTGTGACGGGAAGAGAGAATGGAGTTGTAGCTGGACTAGCCGGTTGTGGACTGATCAAATCAGTTGTTTCGGTGTCTTGTATTTTGATGCAAGATTTCAAGACGGCTCATTACACGATGACGTCACCTAAGGCTATGTTTGTTAGCCAAATGATCGGGACGGTCGTTGGATGCATCGTGACGCCGCTAAGTTTCTTTCTGTTCTACAAAGCCTTCGACGTTGGAAACCCTAACGGCGAATTCAAGGCTCCTTACGCTTTGATTTACAGAAATATGGCGATTCTTGGAGTGCAAGGCTTCTCTGCTCTGCCTCTTCACTGTCTCCAAATGTGTTACGGGTTTTTCGGGTTTGCCGTTTTGGTCAACGTTGTCAGAGATCTTACTCCGGCGAAGATTGGGAGGTTCATGCCGCTTCCGACGGCGATGGCGGTTCCGTTTCTGGTCGGAGCTTATTTCGCGATCGACATGTGTGTTGGGACTTTGGTTGTGTTTGTATGGGAGAAGATGAATCGGAAGAAAGCAGAGGTTATGGTTCCGGCGGTGGCTTCAGGACTAATCTGTGGCGAAGGGCTTTGGACTTTACCTGCGGCTGTGCTTGCACTCGCCGGAGTAAAGCCTCCGATATGTATGAAGTTCTTAGCTTCATAA
- the LOC104727780 gene encoding zinc finger MYM-type protein 1: MKSRFEDGAAKKRKKKREEELTKSLANSMFRYLKKPKSHSDITADEHCETSKQGELNEVRIHSEEQEANNNRVEKDDEDVVGNHGDSVPFNEDSLDPANWGKIDQMLRDLLVGKGPLARPYEDYKFPKNVNGRHFSHKLYKRPMKNGDKQDRRWLIYSKKSEKIYCFCCKLFAGEKDTSQLAKTGFMDWNNVAGRLGQHERSHGHLVCMSQWMELELRLKKDITIDKSVQEEIKKEKNHWREVLLRLFALVKTLAKCNIAFRGSNDKIGENNNGNFLSFIEMFGVFDPVIREHIRRIKEKKTQYHYLSHKIQNELIAMLGSEMKLMIIKKIQEAKYFSVILDCTPDISHKEQMSLIIRCVDVSMDLAQVSEYFIHFLEVGDKSGKGLFDLLCDTLADLNLDIDDVRGQGYDNGSNMKGKHKGVQKRMLDVNPRAFYTPCGCHNLNLALCDMAKSSTKAIDFFGIIQRLYTLFSPSTTRWDIYKKMVGGPTLKPLSDTRWESHLESVKAIRFQAPEIRDALFFLVENTEDPKTRSEAECLAISETHGIGGFEFLFSIVIWYDILAAVNTVSKTLQSEDIDIDAEITQLKGLVSFFQKYRETGFEAAKVEATKIAVEMDIEPIFHVKRKRPIKKKTHFDEEPRQVDDESVVLSEEGKFRIEYFIKIMDQALVSLQTRLDQFQEYEKTFGFLFDLRKLNSATDDSLKESCINLEASLKHGERSDIDGIDLFFEIKVFREVLPENVKRTAEVLEFLRRLKDCYPNTWIAYRIMLTIPVSVASAERSFSKLKLIKSYLRSTMSQDRLNGLAMLSIEKDMIKHLDYEKLMNDFAERKATRSIFKKKFK, translated from the coding sequence ATGAAATCGAGATTTGAGGATGGAGctgcaaagaaaagaaagaagaaaagagaagaagaattaacaAAATCTCTAGCCAATTCTATGTTCAGGTAtttgaaaaaaccaaaatctcacAGTGACATAACAGCTGATGAACATTGTGAAACTTCTAAGCAAGGAGAACTTAATGAGGTTAGAATCCATAGTGAAGAGCAAGAAGCAAATAATAATAGGGTTGagaaagatgatgaggatgttgTTGGTAATCATGGAGATAGTGTGCCTTTCAACGAGGATTCTTTGGATCCTGCAAATTGGGGAAAAATTGATCAAATGTTGAGAGATTTATTGGTTGGAAAAGGTCCTCTAGCACGACCGTATGAGGATTATAAGTTTCCCAAAAATGTCAATGGTAGACATTTTTCTCATAAACTCTACAAAAGGCCAATGAAGAACGGTGATAAACAAGATAGACGTTGGCTAATCTATTCAAAAAAGTCAGAGAAAATCTATTGTTTCTGTTGCAAGCTGTTTGCAGGGGAAAAGGATACTTCTCAATTGGCAAAAACAGGATTCATGGATTGGAACAATGTTGCAGGAAGGCTTGGTCAACATGAACGTAGTCATGGTCACCTTGTGTGCATGAGCCAATGGATGGAATTGGAGTTGAGATTGAAAAAGGATATAACAATTGATAAGTCTGTccaagaagaaatcaagaaagagaaaaatcattGGCGAGAAGTTTTATTGAGATTATTTGCACTAGTGAAGACTTTGGCTAAATGCAATATAGCTTTCCGTGGAAGCAATGATAAGATTGGTGAGAACAACAATGGGAATTTTCTTAGCTTTATTGAAATGTTTGGAGTTTTTGATCCAGTGATCAGGGAGCACATCAGACgtatcaaagagaagaaaactcaaTACCATTATCTCAGTCACAAAATTCAGAATGAATTGATAGCAATGTTGGGATCAGAGATGAAGCTTATGATCATTAAGAAGATTCAAGAGGCAAAATATTTTTCAGTTATTCTGGATTGTACTCCCGATATTAGTCACAAAGAGCAAATGTCTCTTATCATTCGATGTGTGGATGTTTCTATGGATTTAGCTCAGGTATCAGAATATTTCATTCACTTTTTGGAGGTTGGTGATAAATCAGGAAAAGGGTTGTTTGATCTACTTTGTGATACATTGGCTGATcttaacttggacattgatgaTGTCCGAGGACAAGGCTACGACAATGGCTCAAATATGAAGGGGAAGCATAAAGGAGTACAAAAAAGAATGCTTGATGTGAATCCAAGAGCATTTTATACGCCATGTGGTTGTCATAATCTGAATTTGGCACTTTGTGATATGGCTAAGTCATCTACTAAAGcgattgatttttttgggaTCATCCAACGTTTATATACATTGTTCTCGCCTTCTACTACTAGGTGGGATATATACAAGAAAATGGTAGGAGGTCCTACACTTAAACCCTTATCAGATACTCGTTGGGAAAGTCATCTTGAGAGCGTTAAAGCTATACGTTTTCAAGCTCCTGAAATCCGtgatgctctgtttttcttggttGAAAACACAGAAGATCCTAAAACTCGGAGTGAGGCTGAGTGTCTTGCGATAAGTGAAACTCACGGAATTGGaggatttgagtttttgtttagtATTGTTATATGGTATGATATTTTGGCTGCCGTGAATACTGTGAGCAAGACTTTGCAAAGTGAAGATATAGATATTGATGCAGAGATTACACAACTAAAAGGGTTAGtctctttttttcaaaagtatagAGAAACGGGTTTTGAAGCAGCAAAAGTTGAAGCCACAAAAATTGCTGTTGAGATGGATATCGAACCCATCTTTCATGTTAAAAGGAAGCGCcctattaaaaagaaaacccaTTTTGATGAAGAGCCAAGACAAGTTGATGATGAAAGTGTGGTTCTGAGCGAAGAGGGGAAGTTTAGAATCGAGTATTTCATCAAAATCATGGATCAAGCTCTAGTTTCTCTTCAAACAAGGTTAGACCAATTTCAAGAGTATGAGAAAacgtttggtttcttgtttgatctgagaaaaCTCAATTCAGCAACTGATGATAGCTTAAAGGAATCATGTATCAATCTTGAAGCTTCTCTTAAGCATGGAGAACGTTCAGATATTGATGGGATTGATTTATTCTTTGAAATCAAGGTCTTTCGAGAAGTTCTACCAGAAAATGTCAAAAGGACTGCTGAGGTATTAGAATTTTTGAGAAGGTTGAAAGACTGTTATCCAAATACATGGATTGCTTATAGAATTATGCTTACAATCCCGGTTTCAGTGGCCTCTGCAGAGCGAAGCTTTTCAAAGCTAAAGTTGATCAAGTCTTACTTAAGATCAACAATGTCACAAGATAGGTTGAATGGTTTGGCTATGTTATCGATTGAAAAAGACATGATCAAACACCTTGATTATGAGAAGTTGATGAATGACTTTGCAGAACGGAAAGCAACAAGGAGTATCTTCAAGAAGAAGTTTAAATAA
- the LOC104722589 gene encoding uncharacterized protein LOC104722589, with the protein MCRSTSFERYVEKESLKVKAFYVRFTGLPTTQQSLPDSLTLLYPPRINEAAFELDGSKIRPDSPAFVTLHRVVKGGDVIYGSRERVRVWDGIRFEVYMSDERVVKGIFRKDEGENWKLECECEMEEDGTAEVVVAAEGHVATATMARKHRRRRKQRMGFECLEEIPEERGEGRESDGGVCFCTCSDGEGEWEEVEWTAEMESETEGMGWAVDLGIWVMCLGVGYLVSKASTKTLTSRRRRRTRTFF; encoded by the coding sequence ATGTGTAGATCGACGAGTTTCGAGCGTTATGTTGAGAAAGAGAGCTTAAAGGTTAAAGCTTTCTACGTCCGCTTCACTGGTTTACCCACCACCCAACAATCTTTACCCGACTCTCTCACTCTCCTCTACCCACCTCGAATCAACGAAGCTGCTTTCGAGCTCGACGGCTCCAAGATCCGACCCGATTCCCCTGCTTTCGTTACCCTCCACAGGGTCGTCAAAGGAGGAGACGTTATCTACGGGTCTAGGGAACGTGTTCGTGTCTGGGATGGGATCCGTTTCGAGGTTTACATGAGCGATGAGAGGGTCGTCAAAGGTATTTTCAGAAAAGACGAAGGAGAGAACTGGAAGCTAGAGTGCGAGTGCGAGATGGAGGAGGATGGAACAGCGGAGGTTGTTGTTGCGGCTGAGGGACACGTTGCGACGGCGACTATGGCGAGGAAACATAGACGGAGGAGGAAGCAGAGGATGGGGTTCGAGTGTTTGGAGGAGATCCCGGAGGAGAGAGGGGAAGGGAGGGAATCTGACGGCGGCGTGTGTTTTTGCACGTGTAGCGACGGAGAGGGAGAGTGGGAGGAGGTGGAGTGGACGGCTGAGATGGAGTCTGAGACGGAGGGGATGGGATGGGCCGTTGATTTGGGGATTTGGGTTATGTGTTTGGGTGTGGGATATTTGGTCTCTAAAGCCTCTACCAAAACCTTGacaagtcgaagaagaagaagaacaagaacgtTCTTCTAG